A DNA window from Sphingomonas changnyeongensis contains the following coding sequences:
- a CDS encoding ligase-associated DNA damage response exonuclease: MARLGDWIEPRAEGIYIPAADAWIDPSRPKPRALVTHGHADHARGGHGCVWATPATLAIMDARYGPQQAVPVDHGAVLNLGDVAVRFVPAGHVLGSAQIVLDHRGERIVVSGDYKRRADPTCLPFEPVACDVFVTEATFGLPVFVHPDTGDEIDRLLAAVHANPDRAVLLGAYALGKAQRIIAELRLRGHHAPIYLHGAMERLCALYAAHGVALGDLRPVAGAARADMAGHIVLCPPAALNDRWSRRLPDPLTAMASGWMRIRQRARQRNVELPLIISDHADWDELCATITEIAPREVWVTHGREDALVHWCATRQIKARALDIRGYEDEDD, translated from the coding sequence ATGGCGCGCCTCGGCGACTGGATCGAGCCGCGCGCCGAGGGCATTTACATTCCCGCCGCCGATGCGTGGATCGATCCGTCGCGGCCCAAGCCCCGCGCGCTCGTCACCCATGGCCATGCCGATCATGCGCGCGGCGGCCATGGCTGTGTCTGGGCAACGCCGGCGACGCTGGCGATCATGGATGCGCGCTACGGGCCGCAACAGGCGGTGCCCGTCGATCATGGCGCGGTGCTGAACCTGGGCGATGTCGCCGTGCGCTTCGTGCCGGCGGGCCATGTGCTCGGCTCCGCGCAGATCGTGCTCGATCATCGCGGCGAACGCATCGTGGTGTCGGGCGATTACAAGCGCCGGGCCGATCCCACCTGCCTGCCCTTCGAACCCGTCGCCTGCGACGTGTTCGTGACCGAAGCGACGTTCGGCCTGCCGGTGTTCGTCCATCCCGATACCGGGGACGAGATCGACCGGCTGCTCGCCGCCGTCCATGCCAATCCCGACCGGGCGGTGCTGCTGGGCGCCTATGCGCTTGGCAAGGCGCAGCGGATCATCGCCGAACTCAGGCTGCGCGGCCATCATGCGCCGATCTATCTGCACGGCGCGATGGAGCGGCTGTGCGCGCTTTATGCCGCGCACGGCGTCGCGCTCGGCGATCTGCGCCCGGTGGCGGGCGCGGCGCGCGCCGACATGGCCGGGCATATCGTGCTGTGCCCGCCTGCTGCGCTCAATGATCGCTGGAGCCGCCGCCTGCCCGATCCGCTGACCGCCATGGCATCGGGCTGGATGCGCATCCGCCAGCGCGCCCGCCAGCGCAATGTCGAGCTGCCGCTGATCATTTCCGACCATGCCGACTGGGACGAGCTGTGCGCGACCATCACCGAAATCGCCCCGCGCGAGGTGTGGGTGACGCATGGGCGCGAGGATGCGCTTGTCCATTGGTGCGCCACCCGCCAGATCAAGGCGCGCGCGCTCGACATTCGCGGCTATGAGGACGAGGACGACTGA